A genomic segment from Acuticoccus sediminis encodes:
- the cbiE gene encoding precorrin-6y C5,15-methyltransferase (decarboxylating) subunit CbiE — protein MTQPWLTVIGCLPSGALAPGAPRDALQAEAVFGPERLLVAAGIDDARRRPWPRPFADGVAALLDRRGRATTVLASGDPLLHGIAATLLRDLAPDEMTIHPAPSAFSLAAAALRWPLDGVTQISLHTAPPRDILSSAVPGRRILALTRDGTAPKAIATALAGAGYGESPVAILEALGGPEEAVVRTTAADLAADAAGPDAHPLNVFAVECRGGPSPVRVDDLEHDGCVTRDEIRLLTIAALGIPHGGTHSGHLWDIGAGSGAVAIDWCRAGGTATLFERHPGRIAAIRANLAATRTVAAVREGDAHAAIAGATPPTHVFMGGAVADDALFAALWDALPAGGVFVTNAVTLAGEAATIARHATFGGTITRIALSHSAPIGGLMALKPAMPVLQWRAVK, from the coding sequence GTGACCCAGCCGTGGCTCACCGTGATCGGCTGCCTGCCGTCGGGGGCGCTCGCCCCCGGCGCGCCGCGTGACGCGCTGCAGGCCGAGGCCGTCTTCGGGCCGGAACGCCTCCTCGTGGCGGCCGGCATCGATGACGCCCGCCGCCGCCCCTGGCCCCGCCCGTTCGCCGACGGCGTCGCGGCGCTCCTCGATCGCCGCGGCCGGGCGACGACGGTGCTGGCGAGCGGCGACCCCCTCCTCCACGGCATCGCCGCCACCCTCCTGCGGGACCTCGCTCCGGACGAAATGACCATCCACCCCGCCCCCTCCGCCTTCTCCCTCGCGGCGGCGGCCCTGCGCTGGCCGCTCGACGGCGTGACCCAGATCTCGCTGCACACCGCGCCGCCCCGGGACATCCTGTCGTCCGCCGTCCCGGGCCGGCGGATCCTCGCCCTCACCCGCGACGGCACCGCGCCGAAGGCCATCGCCACGGCTCTCGCCGGCGCGGGATACGGCGAGAGCCCGGTCGCGATCCTCGAGGCCCTCGGCGGGCCGGAAGAGGCCGTGGTCCGCACCACGGCGGCCGACCTCGCCGCCGACGCCGCGGGGCCGGACGCCCACCCGCTCAACGTCTTCGCCGTCGAATGCCGCGGCGGTCCGTCGCCCGTCCGCGTCGACGACCTCGAGCACGACGGCTGCGTCACGCGTGACGAGATCCGCCTCCTGACCATCGCCGCGCTCGGGATCCCCCATGGAGGCACCCACTCGGGGCACCTGTGGGACATCGGCGCCGGGTCGGGCGCGGTCGCCATCGACTGGTGCCGCGCCGGCGGCACCGCGACGCTGTTCGAGCGCCACCCCGGCCGCATCGCCGCGATCCGCGCCAACCTCGCCGCCACCCGGACCGTCGCTGCGGTGCGCGAGGGCGATGCGCACGCCGCCATCGCCGGCGCCACGCCGCCGACGCACGTCTTCATGGGCGGGGCCGTCGCGGATGATGCGCTGTTCGCGGCGCTGTGGGACGCGCTCCCCGCCGGAGGCGTCTTTGTCACCAACGCCGTAACCCTTGCGGGAGAAGCCGCAACCATCGCGCGACATGCGACCTTTGGCGGGACGATTACACGTATCGCGTTGTCGCATTCGGCGCCGATAGGCGGTCTGATGGCGCTCAAGCCGGCGATGCCGGTCCTCCAGTGGCGAGCGGTCAAGTGA
- a CDS encoding precorrin-8X methylmutase produces MSVVTAGAYAYERDPEAITAQSFAIIRTEADLSRFGAAAPVAERIVHAAGDTGILGDIIVSGPVIEATQRALAAGRPVIVDTEMTRFAISARFVPPEQVRCHINDPETPAEAKAAGTTRSAIAIRRAAADLDGAVVVIGNAPTALFELLELIRQGARPAAVYGFPVGFVGAAESKAALAAMATFPFATVKGRRGGSAMAGAAVNAAANATVQLEGA; encoded by the coding sequence GTGAGCGTCGTGACCGCCGGCGCCTACGCCTACGAGCGCGATCCCGAGGCGATCACGGCGCAGTCCTTCGCGATCATCCGCACCGAGGCGGACCTGTCGCGCTTCGGCGCCGCGGCGCCCGTCGCGGAGCGCATCGTCCACGCCGCCGGCGACACCGGGATCCTCGGCGACATCATCGTCTCCGGCCCGGTCATCGAGGCGACGCAGCGGGCGCTCGCCGCCGGACGGCCCGTCATCGTCGACACCGAGATGACCCGGTTCGCGATCTCGGCGCGCTTCGTGCCGCCGGAACAGGTGCGCTGTCACATCAACGACCCCGAGACGCCGGCCGAGGCGAAGGCCGCCGGCACCACCCGCTCGGCGATCGCCATCCGCCGCGCCGCCGCCGACCTAGACGGCGCGGTCGTGGTGATCGGCAACGCTCCGACGGCGCTCTTCGAGCTACTGGAGCTCATCCGGCAGGGTGCCCGGCCCGCCGCCGTCTACGGCTTCCCCGTCGGCTTCGTCGGCGCGGCGGAGTCGAAGGCCGCGCTCGCCGCAATGGCGACCTTCCCCTTCGCCACGGTGAAGGGGCGGCGGGGCGGATCGGCCATGGCCGGGGCAGCGGTCAACGCCGCCGCCAACGCGACAGTCCAGCTCGAGGGCGCATGA
- a CDS encoding DUF6732 family protein, giving the protein MRTLTTGLATLLATSAAYAHPGHTALADGHTHAVDPLGAVIAVVAVLAVAVVAVVKFR; this is encoded by the coding sequence ATGCGCACCCTGACGACCGGACTCGCCACCCTCCTCGCCACCTCCGCCGCCTACGCCCACCCGGGCCACACCGCCCTCGCCGACGGCCACACGCACGCCGTCGACCCGCTCGGCGCGGTCATCGCCGTCGTCGCCGTCCTTGCCGTTGCCGTCGTCGCGGTGGTGAAGTTTCGGTGA
- a CDS encoding Bax inhibitor-1/YccA family protein yields the protein MATWNRNTTVRPTTGAVQYDASIDQGLRSYMLQVYNYMAIGLALTGVAALGVFALATTQDAAGAAAQIGNGIYLTQFGVTLFTTPLKWVLALAPLGIVFWLSFGVHKMDPAKARGLFFLYAALVGASLSTIFLVYTSESIVRVFFITAVSFGGLSLYGYTTKKDLSGMGSFLIMGVIGIFIAMLVNIFLQSSALQFAISIIGVLVFAGLTAYDTQRIKESYYVGDDGAVAGRKAVIGALQLYLDFIMMFQFLLSLLGNRN from the coding sequence ATGGCGACCTGGAATCGGAACACGACTGTACGGCCGACCACTGGAGCCGTGCAGTATGACGCCTCCATTGACCAGGGCCTGCGCAGCTACATGCTCCAGGTCTACAACTACATGGCGATCGGCCTGGCGCTGACCGGTGTCGCCGCCCTGGGGGTGTTTGCCCTCGCCACCACGCAGGATGCCGCTGGCGCCGCCGCGCAGATCGGCAACGGCATCTACCTGACGCAGTTCGGCGTCACGCTCTTCACCACCCCGCTCAAGTGGGTCCTCGCCCTTGCCCCGCTCGGCATCGTCTTCTGGCTGTCGTTCGGCGTCCACAAGATGGATCCGGCCAAGGCGCGCGGTCTGTTCTTCCTCTACGCCGCGCTCGTCGGCGCGTCGCTGTCGACGATCTTCCTCGTCTACACCTCCGAAAGCATCGTCCGCGTGTTCTTCATCACCGCGGTCTCCTTCGGCGGCCTGAGCCTCTACGGCTACACGACGAAGAAGGACCTGTCCGGGATGGGCTCGTTCCTCATCATGGGAGTGATCGGCATCTTCATCGCGATGCTGGTGAACATCTTCCTGCAGTCGTCCGCGCTCCAGTTCGCCATCTCGATCATCGGCGTCCTGGTCTTCGCTGGCCTCACCGCCTACGACACGCAGCGGATCAAGGAGAGCTACTACGTCGGCGACGACGGTGCCGTGGCCGGCCGCAAGGCGGTGATCGGCGCGCTCCAGCTCTACCTGGACTTCATCATGATGTTCCAGTTCCTGCTGTCGCTGCTCGGCAACCGCAACTAA
- the phnG gene encoding phosphonate C-P lyase system protein PhnG, which translates to MTAPPTRQSILRSLALAEPAELAAVLQRVAPEAPHTVVRGPETGLVMVRGRIGGGGAPFNAGEATVSRCVVRLASGEVGFGHVMGRDGTRARQVALLDALAQTPAHATAVAKAAVTLERDRLAREAGRAREVAATRVDFFTMVRGED; encoded by the coding sequence ATGACGGCACCTCCCACCCGACAGTCGATTCTGAGATCCCTCGCGCTGGCCGAACCGGCGGAGCTCGCCGCCGTTCTGCAGCGCGTCGCGCCCGAGGCGCCGCACACCGTGGTGCGCGGGCCGGAGACCGGCCTCGTCATGGTGCGCGGCCGCATCGGCGGCGGCGGCGCTCCGTTCAACGCCGGCGAGGCGACCGTCTCGCGCTGCGTCGTGCGGCTCGCGAGCGGGGAGGTCGGGTTCGGCCACGTCATGGGGCGGGACGGCACGCGCGCGCGGCAGGTGGCGCTGCTCGACGCGCTGGCCCAGACACCCGCCCACGCCACCGCCGTCGCCAAGGCCGCCGTGACGCTGGAGCGGGACCGGCTCGCCCGCGAGGCCGGCCGCGCCCGGGAGGTGGCCGCGACGCGGGTGGACTTCTTCACCATGGTGCGGGGCGAGGACTGA
- the phnH gene encoding phosphonate C-P lyase system protein PhnH, protein MESAILEGAFAAPVFDSQAAFRAILAALAEPGTAHRLPASAPPAPLSPTAGSIALSLCDHETPVAIDPAFRAAAPWITFHTGAPVTDDRTAARFAFLSGLDTIPPGFGVGDDLYPDRSATLVAPIRLEGRRMTLSGPGIDGTRTIAASFTDAFLDGWAANRALFPRGLDLILVDEISGAVLALPRTTEVTCTSR, encoded by the coding sequence ATGGAGAGCGCCATCCTCGAAGGCGCCTTCGCGGCGCCGGTGTTCGACTCGCAGGCGGCCTTCCGCGCGATCCTCGCCGCCCTCGCCGAGCCCGGGACGGCGCATCGCCTGCCCGCGTCCGCACCGCCCGCGCCGCTGTCCCCGACGGCCGGCAGCATCGCGCTGTCGCTGTGCGATCACGAAACGCCCGTGGCGATCGACCCGGCGTTCCGGGCCGCCGCGCCGTGGATCACCTTCCACACCGGTGCGCCGGTCACCGACGACCGCACGGCCGCGCGCTTCGCCTTCCTCTCCGGCCTCGACACGATCCCGCCGGGCTTCGGCGTCGGCGACGACCTCTACCCCGACCGGTCGGCGACGCTGGTCGCGCCGATCCGCCTCGAGGGACGCCGGATGACGCTGAGCGGCCCGGGGATCGACGGTACTCGCACCATAGCGGCGTCCTTCACCGACGCCTTCCTCGACGGCTGGGCGGCCAACCGCGCGCTCTTCCCGCGCGGCCTCGACCTCATCCTGGTCGACGAGATCAGCGGCGCGGTGCTGGCGCTGCCCCGGACCACGGAGGTGACATGTACGTCGCGGTAA
- a CDS encoding carbon-phosphorus lyase complex subunit PhnI, translating into MYVAVKGGEAAIANAHRLLAKDRRGDPAVPELTAVQIAEQLTLAVDRVMAEGSLYDPELAAIAIRQARGDMIEAIFLVRAFRTTLPRFGTSRPVDTGSMALARRISATFKDLPGGQVLGPTFDYTHRLIEEDLSAEPPATADPLGPAPRVTDVLGGEGLVEPDGQHGTAGGGGEEEPGDLTREATVPPLSRAVRLQALARGDEGWLLGLAYSTQRGYGRNHPFVGEIRTGVVELELDIPELGFAVTLGAMTLTECQMVNQFHGSATEPAQFTRGYGLVFGRVERKAMSMALVDRALRADEFGEDRVAPAQDEEFVIAHSDNVQATGFVEHLKLPHYVDFQAELELVRKLRAAAERDAARRGDADRDRQEAAE; encoded by the coding sequence ATGTACGTCGCGGTAAAAGGCGGCGAGGCCGCCATCGCCAACGCGCACCGGCTGCTCGCCAAGGACCGGCGCGGCGACCCCGCCGTCCCCGAACTCACCGCCGTGCAGATCGCCGAGCAGCTGACCCTCGCCGTCGACCGCGTCATGGCCGAGGGCTCGCTCTACGACCCGGAACTTGCGGCCATCGCCATCCGCCAGGCGCGCGGCGACATGATCGAGGCGATCTTCCTCGTGCGCGCCTTCCGGACGACGCTGCCCCGCTTCGGCACGTCGCGGCCGGTCGACACCGGGTCGATGGCGCTCGCCCGGCGGATCTCGGCGACCTTCAAGGATCTTCCCGGCGGCCAGGTTCTGGGCCCGACCTTCGACTACACCCACCGCCTCATCGAGGAGGACCTGTCCGCCGAGCCGCCGGCGACCGCCGACCCGCTCGGTCCCGCCCCGCGCGTTACGGACGTCCTGGGCGGCGAGGGCCTCGTCGAGCCGGACGGACAACACGGCACGGCCGGGGGCGGCGGCGAGGAGGAGCCGGGCGACCTCACGCGCGAGGCGACCGTGCCGCCGCTGTCGCGCGCCGTCCGCCTGCAGGCGCTCGCCCGGGGCGACGAGGGCTGGCTCCTCGGCCTCGCCTACTCGACGCAGCGCGGCTACGGCCGCAACCACCCGTTCGTCGGCGAGATCCGCACCGGCGTGGTGGAGCTCGAGCTCGACATTCCCGAGCTCGGATTCGCCGTCACGCTGGGGGCGATGACGCTGACCGAGTGCCAGATGGTCAACCAGTTCCACGGCTCGGCCACGGAGCCGGCGCAGTTCACGCGAGGCTACGGCCTCGTGTTCGGCCGGGTCGAGCGCAAGGCGATGTCGATGGCGCTGGTCGACCGCGCCCTCCGGGCCGACGAGTTCGGCGAGGACCGCGTCGCGCCGGCGCAGGACGAGGAGTTCGTCATCGCCCACTCCGACAACGTCCAGGCCACGGGCTTCGTGGAGCACCTGAAGCTGCCGCACTATGTGGATTTCCAGGCCGAGCTGGAGCTCGTGCGCAAGCTGCGCGCCGCCGCCGAACGCGACGCGGCGAGGCGCGGGGACGCGGATCGGGACCGCCAGGAGGCCGCCGAATGA
- a CDS encoding alpha-D-ribose 1-methylphosphonate 5-phosphate C-P-lyase PhnJ produces the protein MTTTLTYNFAYLDEATKRMIRRAILKAVAIPGYQVPFASREMPMPYGWGTGGVQVTAALIGPDDTLKVIDQGSDDTTNAVSIRAFFARVANVAVTTRTEEATIIQTRHRIPERPLTAGQILVYQVPIPEPLRFLEPRETETRVMHALEEYGLMHVKLYEDIARHGHIATTYAYPVRVEGRYVMDPSPTPKFDNPKMNNSPALQLFGAGREKRIYALPPYTEVVSLDFEDHPFEVQAFEEPCALCGATGVYLDEIVTDDRGGRMYACSDTDYCEQRRAG, from the coding sequence ATGACGACGACGCTCACCTACAACTTCGCCTACCTCGACGAGGCGACGAAGCGGATGATCCGCCGCGCCATCCTCAAGGCCGTCGCGATCCCCGGCTACCAGGTCCCGTTCGCGAGCCGCGAGATGCCGATGCCCTATGGCTGGGGCACCGGCGGCGTGCAGGTCACCGCCGCGCTGATCGGCCCGGACGACACGCTGAAGGTGATCGACCAGGGTTCGGACGACACCACCAATGCCGTCTCCATCCGCGCCTTCTTCGCCCGTGTGGCGAACGTCGCCGTGACGACCCGCACGGAGGAGGCGACGATCATCCAGACGCGCCACCGCATCCCCGAACGGCCGCTGACCGCCGGGCAGATCCTCGTCTATCAGGTGCCGATCCCCGAGCCGCTGCGTTTCCTGGAACCGCGCGAGACCGAGACGCGGGTGATGCACGCTCTCGAGGAGTACGGCCTCATGCACGTGAAGCTCTACGAGGACATCGCGCGGCACGGCCATATCGCCACCACCTACGCCTACCCGGTGAGGGTGGAGGGCCGGTACGTGATGGACCCCTCGCCGACGCCGAAGTTCGACAATCCGAAGATGAACAACTCGCCCGCCCTCCAGCTGTTCGGTGCGGGGCGGGAGAAGCGCATCTACGCCCTGCCGCCCTACACCGAGGTGGTCAGCCTCGATTTCGAGGACCATCCGTTCGAGGTGCAGGCCTTCGAGGAGCCGTGTGCGCTGTGCGGCGCGACGGGCGTCTACCTCGACGAGATCGTGACCGACGACCGGGGAGGGCGCATGTACGCCTGCTCGGATACGGACTACTGCGAGCAACGCCGTGCCGGATGA
- a CDS encoding GNAT family N-acetyltransferase, protein MPDDLAGLVLRAADIGDADALNRLTNLPGVRYGTLRMPFTPLSATRTMLANEDPNVHRIVAIMGCKLVGIVTLFRGVDRTAHKAGIGICVHDAFTGRGVGNALMAAATDLADNWLGLRRLELDVSVDNAAAIHLYEKHGFEHEGVKRADSLRGGMLEDVLMMGRLRDAPPRQSPEGAR, encoded by the coding sequence GTGCCGGATGACCTCGCCGGGCTGGTCCTCAGGGCCGCCGACATCGGCGACGCCGACGCGCTGAACCGCCTCACCAACCTTCCGGGCGTGCGTTACGGAACGCTGCGCATGCCGTTCACGCCGCTGTCGGCGACGCGCACGATGCTGGCGAACGAGGACCCGAACGTCCACCGGATCGTCGCGATCATGGGCTGCAAGCTGGTCGGCATCGTCACGCTGTTTCGCGGCGTCGACCGCACCGCGCACAAGGCCGGGATCGGCATCTGCGTGCATGACGCGTTCACCGGCCGCGGCGTCGGCAACGCACTCATGGCGGCGGCGACCGACCTCGCCGACAACTGGCTGGGGCTGCGCCGTCTGGAGCTCGACGTCTCCGTCGACAACGCGGCCGCGATCCACCTCTACGAGAAGCACGGCTTCGAGCACGAGGGGGTCAAGCGCGCGGACAGCCTGCGCGGCGGGATGCTCGAGGATGTGCTGATGATGGGGCGCCTTCGCGACGCGCCGCCGCGCCAGAGCCCGGAGGGCGCCCGATGA
- the phnK gene encoding phosphonate C-P lyase system protein PhnK has protein sequence MTETPLLRVEALTTRYGSRTGCEDVSFALWPGEVLAIVGESGSGKTTLLNSVSRRIEPTSGTVTYTMRDGTPRDLATLTEAERRHLGRTDWGFVHQNPADGLRMSVSAGGNVGERLMAVGRRHYGDIRQVAADWLERVEIPADRIDDAPRTFSGGMRQRLQIARNLVTHPRLVFLDEPTGGLDVSVQARVLDVMRRLVADMGLSAILVTHDLAVARLLADRMMVMKDGHVVEEGLTERVLEDPQHPYTQLLVSSILAV, from the coding sequence ATGACCGAGACGCCCCTCCTTCGCGTCGAGGCGCTCACCACCCGCTACGGCAGCAGGACCGGGTGCGAGGACGTCTCGTTCGCCCTGTGGCCGGGTGAGGTCCTCGCCATCGTCGGCGAGTCGGGGTCCGGCAAGACGACCCTCCTCAACTCCGTCTCGCGGCGCATCGAGCCGACGTCGGGCACCGTCACCTACACGATGCGCGACGGCACCCCGCGCGACCTCGCGACGCTGACGGAGGCCGAGCGGCGGCATCTCGGCCGCACCGACTGGGGCTTCGTCCACCAGAACCCCGCCGACGGGCTGAGGATGAGCGTCTCCGCCGGCGGCAACGTGGGCGAGCGGCTGATGGCGGTCGGCAGGCGTCACTACGGCGATATCCGGCAGGTCGCGGCGGACTGGCTGGAGCGGGTGGAGATCCCGGCCGACCGGATCGACGACGCGCCGCGGACCTTCTCGGGCGGCATGCGCCAGCGCCTGCAGATCGCGCGCAACCTCGTCACGCATCCGCGCCTCGTCTTCCTCGACGAACCGACGGGCGGGCTCGACGTCTCGGTGCAGGCGCGGGTCCTCGACGTGATGCGCCGCCTCGTCGCCGACATGGGGCTCTCGGCCATCCTTGTGACGCACGACCTCGCCGTCGCCCGCCTGCTGGCGGACCGGATGATGGTGATGAAGGACGGCCACGTCGTGGAGGAGGGGCTGACCGAGCGCGTGCTGGAGGACCCTCAGCACCCCTACACCCAGCTCCTCGTCTCCTCGATCCTGGCAGTCTGA
- the phnL gene encoding phosphonate C-P lyase system protein PhnL — protein MTTQPTGGATILEVEGLAKTFTMHLRGGVRLPVVADAAFSVAAGECVVLGGPSGAGKSSVLKIVAGTYAANHGAVRVRHRGGMVDTTRLSAREMGAVRRETIADVTQFLRAIPRVPAIDLVAAAGTGETARDEAAHLLTRLNLPERLWSLPPATFSGGEKQRVNIAAGFIRRTPLLLVDEPTASLDHANREVVVELIREKKAAGTAVLGIFHDRDVRDAVCDRVVDVTKFAPGDAA, from the coding sequence ATGACGACGCAACCGACCGGCGGCGCGACGATCCTCGAGGTGGAGGGCCTCGCCAAGACGTTCACCATGCATCTGCGCGGCGGGGTCCGCCTCCCGGTGGTCGCGGACGCCGCCTTCAGCGTGGCGGCGGGCGAGTGCGTCGTGCTGGGCGGCCCGTCCGGGGCCGGCAAGAGCTCGGTCCTCAAGATCGTCGCCGGCACCTACGCGGCCAACCATGGCGCAGTGCGGGTGCGTCACCGGGGCGGGATGGTGGACACGACGCGCCTCTCCGCGCGCGAGATGGGCGCAGTGCGGCGCGAGACCATCGCCGACGTCACCCAGTTCCTGCGCGCCATCCCCCGCGTTCCGGCGATCGACCTCGTGGCCGCGGCCGGCACCGGCGAGACGGCACGCGATGAGGCGGCGCACCTCCTGACGCGGCTCAACCTGCCGGAGCGGCTGTGGTCGCTGCCGCCGGCGACCTTCTCGGGCGGCGAGAAGCAGCGGGTGAACATCGCCGCCGGCTTCATCCGCCGCACGCCGCTCCTGCTGGTGGACGAGCCGACCGCGAGCCTCGACCACGCCAACCGCGAGGTCGTCGTCGAACTGATCCGCGAGAAGAAGGCCGCCGGAACCGCCGTTCTCGGCATCTTCCACGACCGCGACGTGCGCGATGCGGTATGCGACCGCGTCGTCGACGTCACGAAATTCGCACCGGGGGACGCCGCGTGA
- a CDS encoding DapH/DapD/GlmU-related protein — protein sequence MKLSEAPTIHPTATVTDTTMGRWTDVGAYTEISASSFGDYSYIVDDGQVLFSTVKKFASIASHVRLNPSNHPIERAAAHHFTYRCADYFEDAEHDTGIFEWRRADTVTIGNDVWIGHAATVMPGVTVGDGAVIGSGAVVTRDVAPYTIVTGIPARPLRPRFPARIGERLMALGWWDWSHERLRTALPDFQALPVETFLEKYE from the coding sequence GTGAAGCTGTCCGAGGCACCGACCATCCACCCCACCGCGACGGTGACCGACACGACCATGGGGCGCTGGACCGATGTCGGCGCCTACACCGAGATCAGCGCGTCGAGCTTCGGCGACTACAGCTACATCGTCGACGACGGGCAGGTGCTGTTCTCGACGGTGAAGAAGTTCGCGTCGATCGCCTCGCACGTGCGGCTCAACCCCTCGAATCACCCGATCGAGCGGGCCGCCGCGCATCATTTCACCTACCGCTGCGCCGACTATTTCGAGGACGCCGAGCACGATACCGGCATCTTCGAGTGGCGCCGTGCCGATACCGTCACCATCGGCAACGACGTGTGGATCGGGCATGCGGCGACGGTGATGCCGGGCGTCACGGTGGGTGACGGGGCGGTCATCGGCTCGGGCGCGGTGGTGACGCGGGACGTCGCCCCGTACACGATCGTCACCGGCATCCCGGCGCGACCGTTGCGGCCGCGCTTCCCGGCCCGCATCGGCGAGCGGCTGATGGCGCTCGGCTGGTGGGACTGGAGCCATGAGCGCCTGCGCACCGCGCTCCCCGATTTCCAGGCGCTGCCGGTGGAGACCTTCCTCGAGAAGTACGAGTAG
- a CDS encoding bacteriorhodopsin, with translation MSAAIEWVVAAGLAIGAVAILALGGFATPRQAARTALHGGAALMAALYYVVMARGAAVYVGPHPVDTHHVIWLLTTPVLAASLLATAVPAGQALLPTALTVVFLDVAMVATRAVAVGQTGAAAWIWFVVSLLTMGLMFALLRGPVREAAVASGPARLDVYERHARTLMVLWTMWPAIALLGPSLLDLIGPAAQQGLYGLVDLTALAAFSLVMVLEDERLVALEASAETAQGAPALRKVPLSARALARERLLDLVDRGTEATRGAVRQGEARTRRAVAGARPVLRRAFDRLDRRRPAPEPVPPPPRRKRPPRRSIADQLAATPFGRLTKDDAVPIAFVAGALLVIANAARLKKKDP, from the coding sequence ATGAGCGCCGCCATCGAATGGGTCGTCGCCGCCGGCCTCGCCATCGGCGCGGTCGCGATCCTCGCCCTCGGCGGCTTCGCGACGCCGCGTCAGGCGGCCCGCACGGCGCTTCACGGCGGCGCTGCGCTGATGGCCGCGCTCTACTACGTGGTGATGGCGCGCGGCGCGGCGGTCTACGTCGGCCCGCACCCCGTCGACACGCACCACGTCATCTGGCTCCTCACGACGCCGGTGCTCGCCGCGTCCCTGCTCGCGACCGCGGTCCCGGCGGGTCAGGCGCTGCTGCCGACGGCGCTCACGGTCGTCTTCCTCGACGTCGCGATGGTGGCGACGCGCGCCGTCGCGGTCGGGCAGACAGGTGCGGCGGCGTGGATCTGGTTCGTCGTCTCGCTGCTCACGATGGGGCTGATGTTCGCGCTGCTGCGCGGCCCGGTGCGCGAGGCCGCGGTCGCGAGCGGCCCCGCGCGCCTCGACGTCTACGAGCGGCACGCGCGGACCCTGATGGTGCTGTGGACGATGTGGCCGGCGATCGCCCTCCTCGGCCCGAGCCTCCTCGACCTCATCGGACCGGCCGCGCAGCAAGGGCTCTACGGTCTCGTCGACCTTACCGCCCTGGCCGCGTTCAGCCTTGTGATGGTCCTCGAGGACGAGCGGTTGGTCGCGCTGGAGGCGAGCGCCGAGACGGCGCAGGGCGCCCCGGCGCTGCGCAAGGTCCCGCTGTCGGCGCGAGCGCTGGCCCGCGAGCGCCTCCTCGACCTCGTCGACCGGGGTACGGAGGCGACGCGCGGTGCCGTGCGGCAAGGCGAGGCGCGGACACGGCGGGCCGTCGCCGGCGCGCGGCCGGTGCTGCGCCGCGCGTTCGACCGGCTCGACCGGCGGCGTCCAGCCCCGGAGCCCGTCCCGCCGCCGCCGCGCCGCAAGCGCCCGCCACGGCGCAGCATCGCCGACCAGCTCGCCGCCACGCCGTTTGGCCGGCTCACCAAGGACGACGCCGTCCCCATCGCCTTCGTGGCCGGCGCGCTCCTCGTGATCGCCAACGCCGCGCGGCTGAAGAAGAAGGACCCCTGA
- a CDS encoding DUF1045 domain-containing protein has protein sequence MRYAVYLTPPDGAPLAEAAATWLGRSPFPGPAGPAAAPALALPEVPARYGFHATMRAPFVLAEGRTEADLLAAFEAFAAQRSVLHPVLAIAPLSRFVAFRSDDPALSRAAQETVEAFEPLRAPLTEADRARRSPDKLTSRELDLLERWGYPYVMERFVFHMTLSGPVGESLDTVTAAAKSHFGALDGAPHPLILAIYREDEPGGPFHVIATQNAAASSNSDRSR, from the coding sequence ATGCGTTACGCCGTCTATCTGACCCCGCCCGACGGGGCGCCCCTTGCCGAAGCCGCCGCCACGTGGCTCGGCCGGTCGCCGTTCCCGGGCCCGGCCGGGCCCGCCGCCGCGCCCGCCTTGGCGCTTCCCGAGGTGCCGGCGCGCTACGGCTTCCACGCCACCATGCGCGCCCCGTTCGTTCTGGCGGAAGGGCGCACCGAGGCCGACCTTCTCGCCGCCTTCGAGGCGTTCGCGGCGCAGCGCTCCGTCCTGCACCCTGTGCTCGCCATCGCGCCCCTGTCGCGCTTCGTCGCGTTCCGGTCCGACGATCCGGCGCTGAGCCGCGCGGCGCAGGAGACGGTGGAGGCGTTCGAGCCGCTGCGGGCGCCGCTGACCGAAGCGGACCGCGCCCGGCGCAGCCCCGACAAGCTCACCAGCCGCGAACTGGATCTTCTCGAGCGCTGGGGATACCCCTACGTCATGGAACGTTTCGTGTTTCACATGACCCTGTCCGGACCGGTGGGGGAGAGTTTAGACACCGTCACCGCCGCCGCCAAATCCCATTTCGGTGCGCTCGACGGTGCGCCTCACCCCCTCATTCTCGCCATCTATCGGGAGGATGAGCCGGGCGGCCCCTTCCATGTGATCGCGACGCAGAACGCCGCCGCCTCCTCCAACTCGGACCGATCCCGTTGA